Proteins found in one Mucilaginibacter gracilis genomic segment:
- a CDS encoding ATP-dependent helicase translates to MQSAYHKYNAKFQEALSNLNPQQLAAVNQMDGPVLVIAGPGTGKTQILAARIGKILTETDALPHEILCLTYTDAGAVAMRKRLFDFIGPDAYRVNIYTFHAFCNEVIQENLDYFGKMNLEPLSDLDAALLFRELVDDLGNDHPLKRFTGDVYYDVPRLKNLFSTMKREGWGIDLIKKAVDEYLADIPFRDEFVYKRANVKAGIKIGDPKQKDIDAITEKMNSLLAAVSEYKNYEAKMKRDGRYDYDDMIIWVLKAFRENEEILRRYQERYQYILVDEFQDTSGSQNELLKFILSYWETPNVFVVGDDDQSIFKFQGANMKNILDFANDYVSTLNTVVLKHNYRSNQHILDISRVLIGNNNERLTKQLTLDKNLQAAHPRFDDLVVEPSIREYANPDQEVVDVAQRIEKLVNSGVEPGEIAVIYRNHSQVEDLVYFLDQKHIAVSTKRKINIIEEPFGEKIINILRYLAMELDSPYSGDELLFEIMHYDFFNIAPIEIAKVSVAVSEHNINSYRSNAEITSIRRYISEMKLVKQVSLFDAAPQNQEMKYLVSNIDYLLKAAVSLTLQQFFQQVIAKTGILKYVMQQPNKGWYMQILTSIFNVLKDESRKKPDISVAEFIAVIDLMKRNKISLELNQVIFTENGVNFMTAHGSKGLEFEHVFLIGCTKKIWDSKGRNMGFSYPDTLTQAAADDIAQKEESRRLFYVALTRAKQCLIISYAGKDKNGKEQESSQFIGEILAETHLQVQKPQVSEAAMLEFYATQFSETVKPKVELIDKNYINQLLQNYTLSVTHLSNYLDCPLRFYFQNLIRVPSGKSPAATFGQAVHWALNRAFRALKDNNDEFPLTQEFMDQYRWYMRRNRDSFTKEDYKLRLEYGERILPVYYEQNIEVWNKNAITEKAIKNVEIEGVPIKGNLDKIEFNGKQVNVVDYKTGKLKNAKGKFDRPNVDDPNGGDYWRQAVFYKILIDHDPTSDWDVISTQFEFVEPISEGEYHKEKVMITPQDVIEVTGQIKTVYQKILNHEFSTGCGKKECDWCHFVKSNFEQEGTILEQAAEEGFE, encoded by the coding sequence ATGCAATCTGCCTACCATAAATACAACGCTAAATTTCAGGAAGCCTTATCAAACCTTAACCCGCAGCAACTGGCCGCCGTTAACCAAATGGACGGCCCAGTGTTGGTTATTGCCGGGCCGGGTACGGGTAAAACGCAGATATTGGCCGCGCGCATAGGCAAAATATTAACCGAAACAGACGCCCTTCCGCACGAAATTTTGTGCCTCACCTATACCGATGCAGGCGCAGTAGCCATGCGCAAACGCCTGTTCGATTTTATTGGCCCCGATGCTTACCGCGTTAACATATACACCTTCCATGCGTTTTGTAACGAGGTGATACAGGAAAACCTCGATTACTTTGGCAAAATGAACCTCGAACCCCTGTCGGATCTGGATGCGGCATTGCTTTTCCGCGAACTGGTTGATGATCTCGGTAACGACCACCCGCTCAAACGCTTTACCGGCGATGTTTACTACGATGTTCCGCGTTTAAAAAACCTTTTCTCAACCATGAAGCGCGAAGGCTGGGGAATTGATTTGATTAAGAAGGCTGTCGACGAATATTTAGCCGATATTCCCTTTCGCGACGAGTTTGTTTACAAGCGCGCCAACGTAAAGGCAGGCATCAAAATTGGCGACCCCAAGCAAAAAGACATTGATGCCATAACCGAAAAAATGAACAGCCTGCTGGCAGCCGTAAGCGAATACAAAAATTACGAAGCCAAAATGAAACGTGATGGCCGGTATGATTATGACGACATGATTATATGGGTATTGAAGGCTTTCCGCGAAAACGAAGAGATTTTGCGCAGGTACCAGGAACGTTACCAGTACATTTTGGTTGATGAGTTTCAGGATACCAGCGGCTCGCAAAACGAATTGCTGAAGTTTATACTATCCTACTGGGAAACCCCCAACGTATTTGTGGTTGGCGACGACGATCAATCGATATTTAAGTTTCAGGGTGCCAACATGAAAAACATTTTGGATTTTGCCAACGATTATGTGTCCACCCTAAACACCGTGGTGTTAAAGCATAACTACCGGTCAAACCAGCACATTCTGGATATTTCGCGCGTGCTTATCGGCAACAACAACGAGCGGCTCACCAAACAATTAACCCTCGATAAAAACTTACAGGCCGCGCATCCCCGCTTTGACGATCTGGTGGTTGAACCCAGCATCCGCGAATATGCTAACCCCGATCAGGAAGTGGTTGATGTGGCCCAACGGATAGAAAAACTGGTAAACAGTGGCGTTGAGCCTGGCGAAATAGCGGTAATTTACCGCAACCACAGTCAGGTTGAAGATTTGGTTTACTTTCTGGATCAAAAGCACATCGCGGTAAGCACCAAACGGAAGATCAATATCATTGAAGAACCCTTCGGCGAAAAGATCATCAACATATTACGCTACCTGGCAATGGAGCTGGATTCGCCGTACAGCGGCGATGAGTTGCTGTTTGAGATTATGCATTATGATTTTTTTAATATTGCGCCTATCGAGATAGCCAAGGTAAGCGTTGCCGTGTCCGAGCATAACATCAACTCATACCGCTCAAATGCCGAGATCACTTCCATCCGTCGCTACATCAGCGAAATGAAACTGGTTAAGCAGGTTAGCTTGTTTGATGCTGCGCCGCAAAACCAGGAAATGAAATACCTGGTAAGCAATATTGACTACCTGTTGAAAGCGGCGGTAAGCTTAACCCTGCAGCAGTTTTTTCAGCAGGTTATAGCAAAAACGGGTATCCTTAAATATGTAATGCAGCAGCCCAACAAGGGCTGGTACATGCAAATACTCACCAGTATTTTTAACGTACTTAAAGATGAAAGCCGCAAAAAGCCCGACATTAGTGTTGCCGAGTTTATTGCCGTTATCGACCTCATGAAGCGCAACAAAATAAGCCTCGAACTTAACCAGGTTATATTCACCGAAAACGGCGTTAACTTCATGACGGCCCACGGCTCAAAAGGCCTTGAGTTTGAGCATGTGTTTTTAATTGGCTGCACCAAAAAAATATGGGACAGCAAGGGCCGCAACATGGGCTTTAGCTACCCAGATACCTTAACGCAGGCCGCCGCCGATGATATTGCGCAGAAGGAAGAGAGCCGCCGCTTGTTTTACGTGGCCTTAACACGGGCCAAGCAATGCCTCATCATATCATACGCCGGTAAAGATAAAAATGGTAAAGAACAGGAATCGTCGCAGTTTATTGGCGAGATATTGGCCGAAACGCATTTGCAGGTACAAAAGCCTCAAGTTAGCGAAGCCGCCATGCTTGAGTTTTATGCCACCCAGTTTAGCGAAACGGTTAAGCCAAAGGTTGAGCTGATTGATAAAAACTACATCAATCAACTACTGCAAAATTACACGCTCTCGGTTACGCACCTCAGTAATTATTTAGATTGTCCTTTGCGGTTTTATTTTCAAAACCTCATCAGGGTGCCATCGGGCAAAAGCCCCGCCGCTACCTTTGGGCAGGCGGTACACTGGGCCTTAAACCGGGCCTTTAGGGCACTTAAAGATAATAACGACGAGTTTCCGCTTACGCAGGAATTTATGGATCAGTATCGCTGGTACATGCGCCGCAACCGCGATTCGTTCACTAAAGAAGATTACAAATTGCGCCTGGAGTATGGCGAACGCATTTTACCCGTTTACTATGAGCAAAATATAGAGGTATGGAACAAAAACGCCATTACCGAAAAAGCCATTAAAAATGTTGAAATTGAAGGTGTGCCCATTAAAGGTAATCTGGATAAAATTGAATTTAACGGCAAGCAGGTAAACGTGGTTGACTACAAAACCGGCAAATTAAAAAATGCCAAAGGCAAATTTGACCGCCCCAACGTTGACGACCCTAACGGCGGCGACTACTGGCGCCAGGCCGTATTTTACAAGATATTAATAGACCACGACCCTACCAGCGATTGGGATGTAATAAGCACTCAGTTTGAATTTGTTGAACCCATTAGCGAAGGCGAATATCATAAAGAAAAGGTGATGATAACCCCGCAGGATGTTATTGAAGTAACCGGGCAAATAAAAACCGTGTACCAAAAAATATTGAACCACGAGTTTAGCACAGGTTGCGGTAAAAAAGAGTGCGATTGGTGTCACTTTGTAAAAAGCAACTTTGAGCAGGAAGGCACAATTTTAGAGCAAGCCGCCGAAGAAGGGTTTGAATAA
- a CDS encoding amidohydrolase, whose translation MKKPVLLALCSFATLASLAQPTSKAEVAKRADAIEKKIIAWREDFHEHPELGNHEFRSSEIIAKHLESLGIEVKRGVATTGVVGILKGGKPGPVVALRADMDALPVTERTPVPFASKVSTTYMGNQVGVMHACGHDSHMAILMGVAEVLSSMKANLHGTVKFIFQPAEEGLPPGEKGGAEQMVKEGVLENPKVDAVFGLHIQSYQPVGTISYRPGGDMAAVNDMQIVVKGRSSHGAYPWSGVDPIVTSAEIINSLQTIVSRNLHITANPAVVTIGAINGGNRQNIIPETVTMLGTVRTFSADDEKMIIERVKQIVTKTAEANNATAEVKIPYSAHYPVTYNNPDLVAKMLPTLQATAGANNVILRQAETGAEDFSFYEEKVPGIFIHLGGLPKGGDPVKAPAHHTPDFFIDESGFTLGVKALCNLAIDYMAMGK comes from the coding sequence ATGAAAAAACCCGTACTCCTTGCCTTATGCAGCTTTGCTACGCTGGCATCGTTGGCGCAACCCACCTCAAAGGCCGAAGTTGCCAAACGTGCCGATGCTATTGAGAAAAAAATAATAGCCTGGCGAGAAGATTTTCATGAGCATCCCGAATTGGGCAACCATGAGTTTCGCTCGTCCGAAATTATTGCAAAGCACCTGGAAAGTTTAGGCATCGAGGTTAAGCGCGGTGTAGCCACCACAGGTGTAGTAGGCATTTTAAAGGGCGGCAAGCCCGGCCCGGTTGTTGCGCTTCGCGCGGATATGGATGCTTTGCCCGTTACCGAGCGTACCCCGGTTCCGTTTGCATCAAAGGTATCTACTACTTATATGGGTAACCAGGTTGGCGTAATGCATGCCTGCGGACACGATTCGCACATGGCGATACTGATGGGCGTGGCCGAAGTATTATCGTCGATGAAAGCCAACCTGCACGGCACCGTAAAATTTATATTTCAACCCGCCGAAGAGGGCTTGCCTCCCGGCGAAAAAGGCGGTGCCGAGCAAATGGTAAAAGAGGGGGTATTGGAAAACCCGAAAGTTGATGCTGTGTTTGGTTTGCACATCCAATCCTACCAACCGGTGGGTACAATCAGCTATCGCCCCGGTGGCGATATGGCTGCCGTAAACGATATGCAAATTGTGGTAAAAGGGCGGTCGTCGCACGGTGCCTACCCATGGTCGGGTGTTGATCCTATTGTTACCTCTGCCGAAATTATTAACAGCCTACAAACCATAGTGAGCCGCAACCTGCACATCACCGCAAACCCTGCCGTGGTAACCATTGGTGCCATTAATGGCGGAAACCGGCAAAACATTATCCCCGAAACGGTAACCATGCTGGGCACCGTGCGCACCTTTAGTGCCGACGACGAGAAAATGATAATTGAGCGCGTAAAGCAAATTGTGACCAAAACCGCCGAAGCCAACAACGCCACCGCCGAAGTAAAAATACCCTACAGTGCCCATTACCCCGTAACCTACAATAACCCCGACCTGGTGGCCAAAATGTTACCCACACTACAGGCTACCGCCGGGGCAAATAACGTAATACTACGCCAGGCCGAAACCGGTGCCGAAGACTTTAGCTTTTACGAAGAAAAGGTACCCGGTATATTTATACACCTGGGCGGGCTGCCCAAAGGCGGCGACCCGGTTAAAGCACCCGCCCACCACACCCCCGATTTCTTTATCGACGAAAGTGGTTTTACCCTGGGCGTAAAAGCGCTGTGTAATTTGGCTATTGATTATATGGCGATGGGGAAATAG
- a CDS encoding class I SAM-dependent rRNA methyltransferase, producing the protein MIDVILKKGKEKAVQHRHPWVFSGAIEKVKGKPENGEIVKLLNAKGEFMAYGFYNDQSRVALRLLEWDEAVAVDEAWWRAKVGVAVAARSYILEDGFTDTCRLIFSESDYLPGLIVDKYADHLSLQILTSGMENIKPVIIDELQKLLKPASIFDKSDASSREHEGMQPSFGILAGAQPPELVEVVENGIKYGINIAEGQKSGFYCDQRDNRRVFAGYVKDKAVLDCFCYTGGFTLNAFKQGAKTVTSVDSSALAIETLKSNLTLNGFDEREHRAIQSDVNKQLRKFKEDGEMFDVIVLDPPKYAPSRSALDRAARAYKDLNRPAMLILNPGGLLATYSCSGAMDMTTFKQILAWAALDAGKQVQFIHQFCQPGDHPVSATFPEGEYLKGLLCRVL; encoded by the coding sequence ATGATCGACGTTATATTAAAAAAGGGTAAAGAAAAAGCAGTTCAGCACAGGCACCCCTGGGTGTTTTCGGGTGCGATAGAAAAGGTTAAGGGCAAACCCGAAAATGGCGAAATTGTTAAATTACTTAATGCCAAAGGCGAATTTATGGCCTATGGCTTTTATAACGATCAATCGCGCGTGGCCTTGCGTTTACTCGAGTGGGACGAAGCCGTAGCCGTTGACGAAGCCTGGTGGCGTGCCAAGGTTGGAGTAGCAGTTGCAGCACGCAGCTATATTTTAGAAGATGGCTTTACTGATACCTGCCGGTTAATTTTCAGCGAAAGCGATTACCTTCCGGGTTTAATAGTTGATAAGTATGCCGATCATCTTTCGTTGCAAATACTAACATCGGGCATGGAAAATATTAAGCCGGTTATTATTGATGAGCTGCAAAAGTTATTAAAACCGGCAAGTATATTTGATAAAAGTGATGCATCATCGCGCGAGCACGAGGGTATGCAGCCATCATTTGGTATACTGGCCGGAGCACAACCGCCCGAACTGGTTGAGGTTGTGGAAAACGGCATTAAATACGGAATTAACATTGCCGAAGGTCAGAAATCGGGCTTTTACTGCGACCAGCGTGATAACCGCCGCGTTTTTGCCGGCTATGTTAAAGATAAGGCTGTGCTTGATTGCTTTTGCTATACCGGCGGCTTTACCCTGAATGCCTTTAAACAAGGCGCCAAAACGGTAACCAGTGTTGATAGCTCGGCATTGGCTATTGAAACTTTGAAAAGCAATTTAACTTTAAACGGTTTTGATGAGCGCGAACACCGCGCCATACAATCGGACGTGAACAAGCAATTGCGCAAGTTTAAGGAAGATGGCGAGATGTTTGATGTGATTGTGCTGGACCCGCCAAAATACGCGCCATCCCGATCGGCACTTGACCGCGCTGCCCGCGCTTATAAGGACCTGAACCGTCCGGCTATGCTGATACTAAACCCCGGTGGCTTACTGGCTACATACTCCTGTTCGGGCGCTATGGACATGACCACCTTTAAACAAATACTGGCATGGGCCGCCCTTGATGCCGGTAAACAGGTGCAATTTATTCACCAGTTTTGCCAACCCGGCGATCACCCGGTAAGTGCCACCTTCCCCGAAGGCGAATATTTAAAGGGGTTGCTTTGCAGGGTGTTGTAG
- a CDS encoding tRNA-binding protein yields METITWHDFEKVELRAGTVLQVLDFPEARKPAYKLQVDFGELGIKWSSAQITKHYGKEELVGKQIIGVVNFPKKQIATFMSEFLVTGFADENGDIVLSTIDKPVPNGHKLM; encoded by the coding sequence ATGGAAACCATAACCTGGCACGATTTTGAAAAAGTTGAACTACGCGCTGGCACGGTATTACAGGTGCTTGATTTTCCCGAAGCGCGTAAGCCAGCCTATAAATTACAGGTTGATTTTGGAGAATTGGGCATTAAATGGAGCAGCGCACAAATAACCAAACACTATGGCAAAGAGGAGTTGGTAGGCAAACAAATTATAGGTGTTGTTAATTTCCCAAAAAAACAAATAGCTACCTTTATGTCCGAATTTTTGGTTACCGGTTTTGCCGACGAAAATGGCGATATTGTTTTATCAACTATTGACAAGCCCGTGCCAAACGGACATAAATTAATGTAA
- a CDS encoding SdpI family protein has product MVLTHWLVGPQLVGLIILIVGLIQKYFPPKRINNWYGYRTDIAKKSQQNWDYAQAYSANLMLKYGSGAIILGLLLADVLPLKYELVLPITAMFSGISIAVMMLVKTETHLEKKFNN; this is encoded by the coding sequence ATGGTTTTAACACATTGGCTGGTTGGCCCGCAATTGGTTGGTTTAATTATATTAATTGTGGGGCTTATCCAAAAATATTTCCCGCCAAAACGCATCAACAACTGGTATGGTTACCGCACAGATATTGCGAAAAAAAGCCAACAAAATTGGGATTATGCTCAGGCCTATTCGGCCAATTTAATGCTTAAATACGGCAGTGGCGCAATTATACTTGGGTTGTTGCTGGCCGATGTATTGCCCCTTAAATACGAATTAGTTTTGCCCATAACCGCCATGTTTTCGGGGATAAGCATAGCTGTTATGATGCTGGTTAAAACCGAAACCCATCTGGAAAAGAAGTTTAATAATTAA
- a CDS encoding nucleoside deaminase encodes MRFYNFSDEAPPISPDDFFMKEALREARLALAEDEIPIGAIVVCKGQIIGRGHNLTERLNDVSAHAEMQALTAATNHTGGKYLPDCTLYVTMEPCVMCAGASYWFQVGKIVFGAYDTQRGFGRLNQKITHPKTLITGGIMENECAELVREFFRNKRLKT; translated from the coding sequence ATGCGATTTTATAATTTTAGCGACGAAGCACCCCCAATATCTCCCGATGATTTTTTTATGAAGGAAGCCTTGCGGGAAGCGCGCCTTGCCCTGGCCGAAGATGAGATACCTATTGGTGCCATAGTAGTTTGCAAGGGGCAAATTATTGGCCGCGGCCATAATTTAACCGAGCGGCTTAACGATGTATCGGCCCATGCCGAAATGCAGGCCCTTACCGCCGCCACCAACCACACGGGAGGCAAGTATTTGCCCGATTGTACTTTGTACGTTACTATGGAGCCGTGCGTAATGTGTGCAGGTGCATCATACTGGTTTCAGGTTGGTAAAATTGTTTTTGGGGCTTATGATACCCAACGCGGTTTTGGGCGTCTCAATCAAAAAATAACACACCCTAAAACCTTAATTACTGGCGGAATTATGGAAAATGAATGCGCAGAGCTAGTTAGGGAGTTTTTTAGAAATAAAAGACTTAAAACTTAA
- a CDS encoding superoxide dismutase — translation MAFELPALPYATDALEPHIDKLTMEIHHGKHHQAYVTNLNKALEGKPEATSSIEDIIHNISKFPAPVRNNGGGHFNHTFFWTILTPNGGGEPTGDLAEAIKSTFGSFGEFKTKLSDAGATRFGSGWAWLIVTPDKKLAVTSTPNQDNTLMDIAEVKGTPILGIDVWEHAYYLKYQNRRPEYLAAFFNVVNWNHVADLYKKAIA, via the coding sequence ATGGCATTTGAATTACCAGCGTTACCATACGCTACCGACGCATTAGAACCGCACATTGATAAACTTACAATGGAAATTCACCACGGTAAACACCACCAGGCTTATGTTACCAATTTAAACAAAGCACTTGAAGGTAAACCGGAGGCTACAAGCAGCATTGAAGATATCATCCACAATATTTCTAAATTTCCAGCTCCTGTACGTAACAATGGCGGCGGCCATTTTAACCACACTTTTTTCTGGACAATTTTAACACCTAACGGTGGCGGCGAGCCAACCGGCGATTTAGCCGAAGCTATCAAAAGCACATTCGGGTCGTTCGGCGAGTTTAAAACCAAGCTGTCAGATGCCGGTGCAACCCGTTTTGGCTCGGGCTGGGCATGGTTAATTGTTACCCCTGATAAAAAACTGGCTGTTACATCAACCCCAAACCAGGATAACACCTTAATGGATATTGCCGAAGTAAAAGGCACCCCAATTTTAGGTATTGATGTTTGGGAACACGCTTACTACTTAAAATACCAAAACCGTCGTCCGGAATATCTGGCTGCATTCTTCAATGTAGTTAACTGGAACCACGTTGCCGATTTGTACAAAAAAGCGATAGCGTAA
- a CDS encoding DUF3267 domain-containing protein has product MFFIPGVLISLATFPGVIVHELAHQFFCWLFNVPVFKVVYFKTGNPAGYVLHEKVSNKFQHIMISIGPFIVNTVLGAIIAFPAALPIFKLNNATPIDFVLIYMGVSIAMHAFPSTGDAKSIWDGLKDEDTSIAAKIFGYPIVGLIYAGTLGRFFWLDALYGIAVAVGLPNLLISILS; this is encoded by the coding sequence ATGTTTTTTATACCAGGTGTACTCATTAGTTTAGCTACATTCCCCGGCGTTATTGTGCACGAATTGGCACATCAGTTTTTTTGCTGGTTGTTTAACGTACCTGTGTTTAAAGTGGTTTATTTTAAAACCGGCAACCCCGCAGGTTATGTTTTGCACGAAAAGGTATCAAACAAATTTCAGCACATCATGATAAGCATTGGGCCCTTTATCGTGAATACCGTTTTGGGGGCTATCATTGCTTTCCCGGCTGCGCTGCCCATATTTAAACTGAACAACGCCACCCCTATTGATTTTGTGTTGATATACATGGGCGTTTCCATTGCCATGCATGCTTTTCCAAGCACGGGCGATGCCAAATCAATATGGGATGGCTTAAAAGACGAGGATACTTCCATAGCAGCAAAAATATTTGGATACCCTATTGTAGGGCTTATATATGCGGGTACATTGGGCCGCTTTTTTTGGCTTGATGCACTTTATGGCATTGCTGTAGCTGTTGGTTTGCCTAATCTGCTTATCTCCATATTGTCATAA
- a CDS encoding quinone oxidoreductase family protein, which yields MKAIVLESAENPIVYKEVEIPTLAPGEVLVQLKAAALNRRDYWITVGKYAGIKYPSILGSDGAGIVTAVGEGTDAAWIGKEVIINPSHDYGDSNDFQGKDFKILGLPEDGTFAEYVKTPAQYLHPKPAHLTWEQAAAIPLAGLTAYRALFTKGKLKAADKVLIVGAGSGTGSFAIQWAIAAGATVYVTSGSADKIELAKSLGAIDGVNYKDADWDKQLQQLAGGFDVVIDSALGEGFAKLPDICNPGARIVTFGGTAGDFPAFNARRFFYKQLQLLGSMMGTTDEFDAMLTLIDKHQIVPVVDEVFPLEQAAAAIAKMEKSNQFGKIVLKVG from the coding sequence ATGAAAGCCATAGTTCTCGAATCCGCCGAAAATCCGATAGTTTACAAAGAAGTTGAAATACCAACACTTGCCCCCGGCGAAGTATTGGTACAGTTAAAAGCCGCTGCATTAAACCGCCGCGATTATTGGATAACCGTGGGCAAATACGCCGGCATTAAATACCCATCCATTTTAGGATCAGACGGTGCAGGCATTGTTACAGCCGTTGGCGAGGGAACGGATGCTGCCTGGATAGGTAAAGAGGTTATTATTAACCCAAGCCATGATTATGGCGATAGCAACGACTTTCAGGGTAAAGATTTTAAAATACTGGGCCTGCCCGAAGACGGTACCTTTGCCGAATATGTAAAAACTCCAGCCCAATACCTGCATCCCAAACCGGCTCACTTAACCTGGGAACAGGCCGCGGCTATTCCGTTGGCGGGGTTAACTGCTTATAGGGCTTTATTTACCAAAGGCAAATTAAAGGCCGCAGATAAGGTGCTTATAGTAGGCGCAGGTAGCGGTACAGGTAGTTTTGCTATACAATGGGCCATTGCTGCGGGTGCCACGGTATACGTAACATCAGGCTCGGCTGATAAAATAGAGTTGGCTAAAAGCCTGGGCGCAATCGATGGCGTTAACTATAAAGATGCCGATTGGGATAAGCAATTGCAGCAGTTAGCCGGGGGCTTTGATGTGGTTATTGATAGTGCTTTAGGCGAAGGCTTTGCTAAACTGCCCGATATATGCAACCCCGGCGCGCGCATTGTTACCTTTGGCGGCACCGCCGGAGATTTCCCGGCGTTTAACGCCCGCAGATTTTTTTACAAGCAGTTACAATTATTAGGTTCTATGATGGGTACTACCGATGAGTTTGACGCCATGCTTACCCTTATTGATAAGCACCAGATAGTACCCGTTGTTGACGAGGTGTTCCCTCTGGAGCAGGCTGCCGCTGCCATTGCTAAAATGGAAAAATCAAACCAGTTTGGTAAAATTGTTTTAAAGGTTGGGTAA
- a CDS encoding ferredoxin--NADP reductase: MLQLRVEAIKWETNDTATFFLTPVSGEKIIYKAGQFITLIFSHHQNEIRRSYSLSSSPHEAYLSITVKRMENGEISRFLLTKTQLGDVWNALAPAGKFTVANYTTAKDIFYFAAGSGITPVYAHIKYILAHPVKSNITLVYSSHQAKTALFYHELNKLADEFPDRLKVIYLFSVSENSSPRKRLNNELVTQLVNANLKHPPTDAEFLICGPFVYMRMVRLTLTYMGFEPAQIRKENFVLETVPVSATPLRFAPKQIKLHFNNITYNLMVGENQSILQAALQNKINLPYSCRAGICSTCTAICKSGKVEMPVNDVLTDADLSKGWILTCTGHPVSDDVVIEFP, encoded by the coding sequence ATGTTGCAGTTAAGGGTTGAAGCCATTAAATGGGAAACAAACGATACAGCAACATTTTTTTTAACCCCGGTAAGTGGCGAAAAAATAATTTACAAGGCAGGGCAGTTTATTACACTCATTTTTTCGCACCATCAAAACGAAATACGGCGGTCGTACTCGCTAAGTTCGTCGCCGCATGAGGCGTATCTTTCCATCACCGTTAAACGGATGGAAAATGGCGAAATATCCCGTTTCCTGCTCACCAAAACACAGTTAGGCGATGTTTGGAACGCGCTTGCCCCAGCCGGAAAGTTTACCGTAGCCAATTATACCACCGCTAAAGATATTTTTTACTTTGCCGCAGGCAGTGGCATTACCCCGGTATACGCGCACATTAAGTATATTTTAGCGCACCCCGTAAAAAGTAATATTACATTGGTGTATAGCAGCCACCAGGCAAAAACGGCTCTGTTTTATCACGAGTTGAATAAACTTGCCGATGAGTTTCCGGATAGGCTAAAGGTGATTTATCTGTTCAGCGTGAGCGAAAACAGTTCGCCACGCAAGCGGCTCAATAACGAGTTGGTAACGCAACTGGTTAACGCCAACCTAAAGCATCCCCCTACCGATGCCGAGTTTTTAATATGCGGCCCCTTTGTGTACATGCGCATGGTTAGGCTAACCTTAACCTACATGGGTTTTGAGCCCGCGCAAATACGTAAAGAAAACTTTGTACTCGAAACAGTGCCGGTATCAGCAACGCCCCTTCGCTTTGCGCCAAAACAAATAAAGCTCCATTTTAATAACATCACATACAATTTAATGGTTGGCGAAAACCAATCGATATTACAGGCTGCGCTGCAAAATAAAATTAATTTGCCCTACAGTTGCCGGGCCGGTATTTGCTCAACCTGCACAGCTATTTGTAAAAGCGGCAAGGTTGAAATGCCCGTTAACGATGTATTAACCGATGCCGATTTAAGCAAAGGCTGGATACTCACCTGCACAGGCCACCCCGTAAGTGATGACGTAGTTATTGAATTTCCATAA